The Papaver somniferum cultivar HN1 chromosome 3, ASM357369v1, whole genome shotgun sequence genome includes a region encoding these proteins:
- the LOC113358269 gene encoding wound-induced basic protein-like, which yields MIYDVNSTLFRSFLSQKGGADKRRMEDQPKQQRPKANENKPVMNE from the exons ATGATTTACGACGTGAATTCAACTCTCTTCAGATCCTTCCTCAGCCAGAAAGGAGGAGCGGATAAAAG GAGAATGGAAGACCAGCCTAAACAGCAGAGACCAAAGGCCAACGAGAACAAGCCTGTGATGAATGAGTAA
- the LOC113360424 gene encoding uncharacterized protein LOC113360424 has protein sequence MKSQTGSSVGDHCVPVKKTKVTVSKSPCMPPPKAAVSKAAKKSKVVNSAEPKEVETVASESSDTGDSDSDHIEAATTDVVPSPTRKRKRTSKYWAEFQEVLIKGKTHGECKHCKRNIGAESKNGTSSLRKHLNSCMAYKGAQQQINQMFLKASETQDGGTLRSQTA, from the exons ATGAAAAGTCAAACAGGAAGTAGTGTTGGTGATCATTGTGTTCCTGTAAAGAAGACTAAAGTTACCGTTTCGAAATCCCCGTGTATGCCGCCTCCTAAAGCTGCCGTTTCGAAGGCTGCAAAGAAGAGTAAAGTTGTAAACTCAGCAGAGCCGAAAGAAGTAGAAACTGTAGCCAGTGAGTCAAGTGATACtggtgattctgattctgatcatATAGAAGCGGCAACAACAGATGTGGTTCCGTCACCTACACGTAAACGCAAAAGAACCTCAAAGTATTGGGCTGAATTTCAAGAGGTATTGATAAAAGGGAAAACACACGGAGAATGCAAGCACTGCAAGAGGAATATTGGTGCGGAGAGCAAAAATGGGACAAGCAGTTtgaggaaacatctaaatagttgTATGGCGTACAAAGGAGCACAACAGCAAATTAACCAAATGTTCTTGAAAGCTAGTGAAACACAAGATGG CGGAACACTACGAAGTCAGACTGCATAA